Genomic window (Candidatus Methylarchaceae archaeon HK02M2):
TCAAGTTTATAGCCTTCTCGATGTTTTGAATTTCATCAGATACAACGAGTGGGATTGTCGGTACTTTACTGATTTTATGGCCTCTCAATAAAACTAGCTCTCTATTGGCAGAAGATGCTATTGAAGATGCCGTAGCAAGCCATCGCTCTTTTTTATTAATCTCCTTTCTTATGTTCTTCTCAGATCTTGGAGGATGGGCTTGCCTACCCTTAACTACACTTGCTATCCCTGCTGCTTGCCCAGATCTAGGGTTTCTCTCGCCTTTGACCCTAGGAACTCTGGAAATGCCACGGCCAGTAGGTGGGTTATAGGTCGAAGCACTCGTTTTCTTGCCCGCCATCAAATCTCTACCTTGAGGCTGAATTTTATGTGATGATAATGCGACATAAACCCTATGAATGACGTCAGGCCTGAAAGGTGTAGAGAAGACCTCTGGTAGATCGACCTTGCCTTTTTGAGAAGCATTAAGGTCATATACAGGTACATTTACCATGTTATCACTCACCTTCTTACACTTATCTCAAGTATCTTCGGTTGTTGAATCTTGGCTCTAGGAGGCCTCAGTGGTAGACGCAGCTTAATCAACCTTTTTGCTGGCCCTATAATGGAACCTTTGACTATCACATAATCTCCATCAACAACGCCAAAGTGAGGGAAACCAGATTTTGGAGTTATTTCTGCTTCTTTTGAATTTGATACAACTATGACTTTTTTATTATATTCGACTCTTTGATGATAGCCCCTCTGACCAGCTCTAGGCACCGTATACATAACGCTTGCAGGGTGCCATGGTCCAAGAGTTGCTACTGCTCGAACGCTCTTTCTGGACTTATGGCTTTTCCTTCTTATGTTAAATCTAGTAACAGGGCCTTCAAAACCTTTACCTTTTGTAATGCCAATTACATCGATATACATTCCAGGCTTGATTATCTCATTAATTGCAACATCCTTACCTAGTATACCCTTAAGGTATTCAAAGCGAGATTTTATATCTCCTCCACCGAC
Coding sequences:
- a CDS encoding 50S ribosomal protein L3, whose protein sequence is MGHRKKHAPRRGSLAYRPRGRAASIVPTVRTWPKIYTDKPSLLGFAGFKAGLIHLITVDNVEKRPSFGKPVFNAATVICTPPISIYGIRAYGISFDGLFVLGDVYIDKSPEGLSEKKGKESKNVDSALKKIESTLDKVIQMSAIVSVFPKDAGLSQKKPLVFEIGVGGGDIKSRFEYLKGILGKDVAINEIIKPGMYIDVIGITKGKGFEGPVTRFNIRRKSHKSRKSVRAVATLGPWHPASVMYTVPRAGQRGYHQRVEYNKKVIVVSNSKEAEITPKSGFPHFGVVDGDYVIVKGSIIGPAKRLIKLRLPLRPPRAKIQQPKILEISVRR
- the rpl4p gene encoding 50S ribosomal protein L4: MSDNMVNVPVYDLNASQKGKVDLPEVFSTPFRPDVIHRVYVALSSHKIQPQGRDLMAGKKTSASTYNPPTGRGISRVPRVKGERNPRSGQAAGIASVVKGRQAHPPRSEKNIRKEINKKERWLATASSIASSANRELVLLRGHKISKVPTIPLVVSDEIQNIEKAINLKSVFEKLGLDEDLARVALKRKKRSGKPRMRGRTKKTAKGPLIVVGEDKGISKAARNLPGVDFTLVMDLSVLHLAPGSHPGRLVLWSESALKSFNRTLLEVARRFAS